The DNA region ATGCCAAGTGTGCTACTAATGGCAGCTGTACGCAATGTTCAAATGGTAGTAAGAGTCCCTGCTCTTTCTTGTTTTGGTATCTAAATTCAACAGATATTTTCGGGTTTCAGTAAGATGCtaaattttcaataaaattttcaGGCTCGGCCCACCATGTATCAAGTGGTGAAAGACATGATTGAGAAGATGGGCTATACAGTGAGTTGACAATACAAGCTAttgttattttcatttttatgagcATTTCAGCACCTGAattatcttcttctttttcagGTGAAGCTCGTACGTATCACCAAGAGGGTACACGAGGCATATTTTGCTGAGCTGCATCTTTCAAAGGTAAGTGACTGAATTATGggtatttttcttcttcttacccTTGGTAGTTTATCCGtggattaattattttattctgaTTGAAGTTGGATGATGAAGCTGAGAGTGTCAGATTTGATCTCCGACCCTCAGATGCAATCAATATTGCTGTGAGATTCAAGGTAATAATACTAAAATCTACATTCATTTAAACATTAAATGGGCCAACTCATCTAGCCTACTATTTATTACTACAGGTGCCAATACAAGTGAACAAATTCTTGGCTTACAACGATGGCGTGAGGGTTATGGAGACACCGAAGGTGTCTGTTAGGAGTTCTGTGTCTGATGGCAGATTGTTCACCGAACTTGACAGGTACGAAATGATATCCTAAAGGAACTTGGAACTGGCAAGCATGGTTTAAGAACTATCGTCTTTTTCTGGAAGAACTCGAATTTGAATCGATTGCATCGGTTCCAAACGGTAATAACTAAGCTTTTCTTGACGTAGACCTACTGGGCAGCCATGTATTGACACAAAGGAGTTTGATCTAGTACGGAATATGATGGTTGCTGTGGTTGAGGAACGTTACCGGGATGCAGGTACTTCATCTTACATTCAGTTTTAATTTGCTGAAAAAAGTTTGCGGCTTGCAACAATTTGTAACATCATATTTTGGGCAGCTTCGTGGAGGGATAAGCTGAGTCAACTTCGAACGAAGAAGAATTGGCCATAGAACCAGAGTTGTTCAAACAAAGAGAGGACGGATACGAAGTGTACATAACAATCACTTTGTCAAGCCATTCTCAGTTAcatgtatatatgtgtgtgtgttatatGGATAATAACGAGTATCTGTGCTATGTAATATAATGCAGAGTTGTATTTAAACGATTGAATATTTCATTTATTGTTGAATTTCCTGGATGTTTATGATCATTTCGATGGCTCTGTTTGGTTCTAGTCAAGTCTCTCATCTATCGGACGTGTAAACTTGTGGTTAATAATAAAAGGGAGGACTATCCAGGGTGAccttgtgttttttttttaaaaaattatagagTTTTGAAATAAAAGATTATATAAATTTCTAAATCGATTTAGtcatagtttggtacatgggataagggagggattgataaataatcatcTTTATCTCATTTTGGTATCTTTTTAAAAAGTCCACGATAATATcatggataaaatatctcttctattaggtgtgataattttaatttaatgataaaacaCACTACAAATGATTTAATTGtcctcaatttataaatgatttttataaatctatgtTAGTagttagaaattaaaatcaaataaatatttttatttatttttatatattatataatatgataattatataaattaattcgagataattatataaataatttttataaatatcaataaaattattaatatcactcgattaaccttaaaaattgatatttgacttgactcacaaaatcaagggcttaatttatcatattatataatatataaaattaggtaaaaataaataaatcatgcaaaaaatatgaactcaagcaacaactttgaaagtataaaatttattacgttaaggttaattttgtcattacaatctaatatataaatttaatcactctcattaaaatcataccaaacattaaatataatatcctacatcttatttatctttaacttatccttatattatatatcacatgtttatcctatcatgtgtaccaaactatgccttacagtataaatattattatcttGATGAATTTTAGGTAAAATTTTCTCATTATATATAATTCTTAAATGTCTGAAACAAAAATATGTTTTCATTATAATTCTACAAATAAAAACTACTAATCATCGAGAATTCCAATCCAAATCATATACTTCGTGGCTAAATCATAGTTTGTTACTAATTTGCaagtattaatattttattaatgattatttgatttaattaattctatAAATTTTTTGAATGACAGAGTTGATAAAAATTGAACACGCATCCATTTGACGGACGGTAACGTACAATCGCAAACAAATGAACGGAATTCATATTCCGCGGTATATTCCCGCCAAAAGAGCGGCCCACAAGGATTCTGCTACGTGTACGCCTCGTCAACCTTTTTGAAGCGCTGCCATCTCCATTCCATCCAAGTACAAAAAACAGAGTTCTACACGATTCGCTGCATCTTACGGTTCCTCCTATTACTCGGTATCCTACTTTTGATttctttgtttatttttttactccGATGACTGTGTTACTGCTTTTGTTTGATGATGATTTTGTATTTGATATATCAATtttgtgtgagtgtgtgtgttttgCTGTATATATTTTTTCGAATTCCTGTTATTTTGCGTTGTGATGGAGTTTCGCTGTTCAAGATTGAAATTTTTGAGATTCCGTTTCGAATTCGTGTGTATGTAATCAGCTTTGTGTTCATCAGCAGTTTCGATTTGTGTTCGACAAATTTGGGCTGTTTTGTACTTTCAAGTAATTCGGAGGTTGCTTACACGAATGACTCGGTGttataattcaaaatttaattttttttgtctgATTATAAGTTGCGCTGATTAATTTTCTGGAATTAATGGCTCTTTACGTTTCCATATAATATTCATCAAACTTGTTTTGAAAGTGAAGTTATTGGAGTGCGGCCTCTACTACCTGTTTTTATGCTGTCTCTATCCAACTCAACATGGCATCTAAGAACTTTTTGATTATCATCCTTGGTATCGGGGACTTTCTGTATGGTTTCATCAACATCGAAATTGATATTATTAATGCTTCGTGCTTATCAGATTGTGAACATCGGATAGAGTATCGATGGAGGAACAGAGCTCGTTGACAGAGATGTTTAATTGGAGGAAAAGTTTTGGTGTTAACACGGTAATGAAGGTGACTTCGGCTCTGCTCTTCACGGTTGTCACATCCTGATACATTGTTTTTTATATGCCATCCATCCAAATTTTGCTTTTGTATTAAGGTTTCACGACGAGGATACAGATAATTCGTCCTCGatgattatttgattttataattacttattttttaaa from Primulina tabacum isolate GXHZ01 chromosome 14, ASM2559414v2, whole genome shotgun sequence includes:
- the LOC142524770 gene encoding bifunctional nuclease 2-like; this encodes MASLQGPVVCPVVGSKQTGVYSAPVNSHLLKDKVFKGGLWVLKGFQSGKTDTGFRQNFRKGVSIRCSFSSSSNDNGSMAGNSNENDADYVNSSVIEAVEVKSGSDGFMIKMRDGGHLRCVHNNPQGSRLPDYAPHPAIVLKMEDGTGLLLPIIVLEMPSVLLMAAVRNVQMARPTMYQVVKDMIEKMGYTVKLVRITKRVHEAYFAELHLSKLDDEAESVRFDLRPSDAINIAVRFKVPIQVNKFLAYNDGVRVMETPKVSVRSSVSDGRLFTELDRPTGQPCIDTKEFDLVRNMMVAVVEERYRDAASWRDKLSQLRTKKNWP